From one Aquicella lusitana genomic stretch:
- the gatA gene encoding Asp-tRNA(Asn)/Glu-tRNA(Gln) amidotransferase subunit GatA, whose product MHRKTIAELSRELSTKKISSLELTQLFLERIKQYDQKLNSFITVTEDAALQTAKMADEKRKQGQAGPLTGIPFAHKDIFCTDGVKTSCGSKMLDNFLAPYDATVVRNLKAAGTVMLGKTNMDEFAMGSSNENSYYGPVRNPWNLEYVPGGSSGGSAAAVAACLVPGATGTDTGGSIRQPAALCNITGLKPTYGRISRYGMIAFASSLDQGGPFAKTVEDVAMLLTAMAGFDERDSTSINEPVPDYTTTLNNPIKGIRIGLPKEYFSNGLSNEVAKVIEAAIKEYEKLGAIVQEISLPNTSLSVPAYYVIAPAECSSNLARYDGVRYGYRCKNPADLQDLYKRTRSEGFGSEVKRRIMIGTYALSAGYYDAYYLKAQKARRLIRNDFVEAFKNVDVILSPTSPTPAFKLGEKVSDPVSMYLSDIYTIAVNLAGLPGISVPAGFVNGLPIGMQLIGNLFGEAKLLNIAHAYQTVTDWHQQIPEGF is encoded by the coding sequence ATGCATCGCAAAACTATTGCAGAATTATCCAGGGAATTGAGCACCAAAAAAATCTCAAGCCTGGAGCTCACCCAACTGTTTCTCGAACGAATCAAACAGTACGATCAAAAGCTGAACAGCTTTATTACCGTTACAGAAGATGCTGCGTTGCAAACCGCCAAAATGGCTGATGAAAAACGCAAGCAGGGGCAAGCAGGTCCGCTCACGGGCATTCCTTTTGCGCACAAAGATATCTTTTGCACCGATGGCGTTAAAACTAGCTGCGGCTCCAAAATGCTGGATAATTTTCTCGCGCCTTATGACGCAACCGTTGTGAGGAATCTAAAAGCAGCTGGCACGGTCATGCTGGGCAAAACCAACATGGATGAATTCGCCATGGGCTCATCCAACGAAAACAGTTATTACGGTCCTGTCAGGAACCCCTGGAACCTGGAATATGTACCCGGCGGCTCATCGGGTGGTTCCGCTGCCGCTGTTGCCGCATGCCTTGTACCCGGCGCAACCGGAACAGATACCGGCGGATCGATACGCCAGCCTGCCGCATTGTGCAATATTACCGGTCTTAAACCTACCTATGGACGTATATCGCGTTACGGGATGATTGCATTTGCTTCCAGCCTTGACCAAGGCGGCCCATTCGCAAAAACAGTAGAAGACGTGGCCATGTTGCTTACCGCCATGGCAGGGTTTGATGAGCGTGATTCAACCAGCATTAATGAACCCGTACCTGATTACACTACTACCTTGAACAATCCCATTAAAGGCATCCGCATCGGATTACCCAAGGAATATTTCAGCAACGGCCTCAGCAATGAAGTAGCAAAGGTCATTGAAGCCGCTATCAAAGAATATGAAAAGCTGGGCGCAATTGTGCAAGAAATCAGCCTGCCAAATACATCACTCTCTGTTCCCGCTTATTATGTCATTGCACCCGCAGAATGCTCCTCCAACCTCGCGCGCTACGACGGTGTACGTTACGGTTACCGGTGTAAAAACCCGGCTGATTTACAGGATCTTTACAAACGGACACGCAGTGAAGGCTTTGGGAGCGAAGTCAAACGCCGTATCATGATCGGCACTTATGCCTTGTCTGCCGGTTACTATGATGCCTATTATCTAAAAGCTCAAAAAGCAAGGCGTCTAATTCGCAATGACTTTGTGGAAGCGTTTAAAAATGTCGATGTAATTCTATCCCCCACCTCGCCTACCCCTGCTTTTAAACTAGGTGAAAAAGTCAGCGATCCCGTCAGCATGTATCTTTCGGACATTTATACCATTGCTGTTAACTTGGCCGGCCTGCCGGGCATTTCTGTGCCTGCTGGTTTCGTTAACGGGTTGCCTATTGGCATGCAATTAATCGGCAATCTGTTTGGCGAGGCGAAGCTGCTCAACATTGCGCATGCGTATCAAACTGTTACAGATTGGCACCAACAAATTCCGGAGGGGTTTTAA
- the gatC gene encoding Asp-tRNA(Asn)/Glu-tRNA(Gln) amidotransferase subunit GatC — protein MSLTPEEIKKIAHLARLNLSEQDIALYTPQLSNILDFIEQLNKTDTTHVEPLAHPLDVSQRLRTDEINEPNLRDKYQRIAPLVEAGLYLVPKVIEEA, from the coding sequence ATGTCGCTTACACCCGAAGAGATTAAAAAAATAGCGCATCTCGCGCGATTGAATTTATCTGAACAGGATATCGCACTTTACACCCCTCAGTTATCCAACATTCTCGATTTTATCGAGCAGCTGAACAAAACCGATACTACCCACGTTGAACCACTCGCCCATCCGCTTGATGTCTCCCAACGCCTGCGGACTGATGAAATTAACGAGCCCAATCTGCGCGATAAATACCAGCGCATTGCGCCACTGGTTGAGGCAGGACTTTATCTGGTACCTAAAGTGATTGAAGAGGCGTAA
- a CDS encoding rod shape-determining protein: protein MLKKLRGMFSNDLSIDLGTANTLIYVRGKGIILNEPSVVAIRQGSDSVGQKHVVAVGSEAKLMLGRTPGNISAIRPMKDGVIADFYVTEKMLQHFIHKVHENRFLRPSPRVLVCVPCGSTQVERRAIRESAISAGAREVFLLEEPMAAAMGAGMPVEEARGSMVVDIGGGTTEVAIISLNGIVYAASVRIGGDRFDESIVSYVRRNYGILIGESTAERIKHEIGLAYPANQMLQMEVRGRNLAEGIPRSFTITSNEILEALQEPLSGILGAVRAALEQAPPELAADIAERGMVLTGGGACLRNIDRLFMEETGLPVIIADEPLTCVARGGGRALEMIETSGIDFLLKE from the coding sequence ATGTTAAAGAAGCTGCGCGGGATGTTCTCGAATGATCTGTCCATTGACTTGGGGACAGCCAACACGCTTATCTATGTTCGCGGCAAGGGGATTATCTTAAATGAGCCCTCCGTGGTCGCTATTCGACAGGGATCCGATTCGGTTGGGCAAAAGCATGTGGTAGCAGTGGGCAGTGAGGCTAAGCTAATGCTAGGTCGCACCCCTGGTAACATCAGTGCTATTCGTCCCATGAAGGATGGTGTGATTGCTGATTTTTATGTTACAGAGAAGATGTTACAGCACTTTATTCATAAAGTGCATGAGAATCGCTTTTTGCGTCCCAGTCCGCGCGTGCTGGTCTGCGTGCCTTGTGGTTCTACCCAAGTAGAACGTCGTGCCATCAGGGAATCTGCAATCAGCGCAGGTGCTCGTGAAGTATTCCTGCTGGAAGAACCCATGGCTGCTGCGATGGGTGCGGGTATGCCGGTTGAGGAAGCGCGCGGTTCCATGGTGGTGGATATTGGCGGCGGTACCACTGAAGTTGCTATCATTTCGCTTAACGGCATTGTTTATGCTGCATCAGTTCGCATCGGCGGCGATCGTTTTGATGAATCCATCGTGAGTTATGTGCGCCGTAACTATGGCATTTTAATTGGTGAATCTACTGCTGAACGCATCAAACATGAAATTGGTCTTGCTTATCCTGCCAATCAGATGCTCCAGATGGAAGTGCGTGGCCGTAATCTGGCTGAAGGCATACCGCGCAGTTTCACTATTACCAGCAATGAAATACTGGAAGCGTTACAAGAACCGCTGTCCGGCATTTTAGGCGCTGTCCGTGCTGCTCTGGAACAGGCGCCGCCTGAACTTGCAGCAGATATTGCTGAGCGTGGTATGGTGTTAACCGGGGGCGGCGCATGCTTGCGTAATATTGATCGACTGTTCATGGAAGAAACAGGATTGCCTGTCATCATCGCTGATGAGCCCCTTACCTGTGTTGCTCGCGGCGGCGGTAGGGCATTGGAGATGATAGAGACATCAGGCATTGATTTTCTGTTAAAGGAATGA
- the mreC gene encoding rod shape-determining protein MreC, protein MFTHKSQSGLRALVLIVLAVALMVADKRSASFVPIREALSLPLAPFHYLVSWPTKIIDQLKVILSTQERLVNENLQLKKDQLLLRSQLQRLITIETENFYLKSLLRSSRQVKGKLLIAELLAVDADPFVNQVILDKGSRDGVYVGQPVLDANGVMGQVMRVGPITSRVLLINDPRSGIAVQNARNGIRAIAGGDSYSDKIRLMYIPKTADIKEGDVFITSGLGDHYPVGYPVGKVVTVVKDPTHQFATVYLQPSAQLKSSRQVLLVWYQRNA, encoded by the coding sequence ATATTTACCCATAAATCCCAATCAGGATTACGTGCGCTTGTCCTGATTGTGCTTGCTGTCGCCTTGATGGTAGCTGACAAGCGGTCAGCGAGTTTTGTTCCTATTCGTGAAGCACTGTCATTGCCGCTTGCGCCTTTTCATTATTTGGTGAGTTGGCCAACGAAGATTATTGATCAATTAAAAGTCATTCTGAGTACCCAGGAACGTCTGGTAAATGAAAATCTTCAGCTAAAAAAAGACCAGCTTCTGCTTCGCTCGCAGTTGCAACGGCTTATCACAATTGAAACAGAAAATTTTTATCTCAAATCGTTATTGCGCTCATCTCGGCAAGTAAAGGGTAAACTTTTGATTGCCGAGTTGTTGGCGGTTGATGCGGACCCTTTTGTAAATCAGGTGATACTAGACAAAGGTTCCCGTGACGGCGTCTATGTCGGCCAGCCTGTGCTGGATGCTAATGGTGTGATGGGCCAGGTGATGCGGGTTGGGCCTATTACAAGCCGGGTTTTATTAATTAACGATCCCCGCAGTGGAATTGCCGTTCAAAATGCACGAAATGGTATCCGTGCTATTGCCGGTGGCGACAGTTATTCTGATAAAATACGCCTCATGTACATACCCAAAACAGCGGACATCAAGGAAGGGGATGTTTTCATTACTTCAGGGCTAGGGGATCATTATCCTGTGGGTTATCCAGTAGGGAAGGTAGTGACGGTGGTCAAAGACCCGACCCATCAATTTGCCACTGTCTACTTGCAACCCAGCGCCCAACTGAAAAGTAGTCGCCAGGTTTTATTAGTTTGGTATCAGCGAAATGCATAG